The Aquisphaera giovannonii genome includes a window with the following:
- a CDS encoding NAD(P)(+) transhydrogenase (Re/Si-specific) subunit beta yields MIRTEHVIELTYLVASALFILSLKWLSSPVTARRGVRAGEIGMALAIVGTLLHGGIIDYKWIAIALVLGTAIGAPLGFVHMTAVPQRTALSHAFGALCVTLVGTAEYYLQAPGVPRFTMGVLALEVILGSLTFTGSLMAAGKLQEVLPQRPITYKGQNLVNLGLLAVAVGIAAILVGNPALSWLFPLIVILGLIFGVLLIIPIGGADMPTVISLLNSYAGLSAAAMGFVLNSKLLIIAGALDGASGLILSINMSKAMNRSFTNVLFGAFGQERVKAAGGAEVRSAKSASAEEAAAILSAASRVVIVPGYGMAVAQAQHKVRELFDALTRRGAEVSFAIHPVAGRMPGHMNVLLAEADIPYDRLIEMDEINGDFPQTDVALVIGANDVTNPAARNDPSSPIYGMPILDVDRARTVMVIKRGMSPGFAGIDNPLYYLDQTLMLFGDAKAFTGALVRELAGGEG; encoded by the coding sequence ATGATCCGGACCGAGCACGTCATCGAGCTGACCTACCTCGTCGCCTCGGCGCTGTTCATCCTCTCGCTCAAGTGGCTGAGCTCGCCGGTCACGGCCCGTCGCGGCGTCCGCGCCGGCGAGATCGGCATGGCGCTGGCGATCGTCGGTACGCTCCTGCACGGCGGCATCATCGACTACAAGTGGATCGCCATCGCCCTGGTCCTGGGCACGGCGATCGGCGCCCCGCTCGGCTTCGTCCACATGACGGCCGTCCCGCAGCGGACGGCCCTCAGCCACGCCTTCGGGGCGCTCTGCGTCACCCTGGTGGGGACGGCCGAGTATTACCTCCAGGCGCCGGGGGTCCCGCGGTTCACGATGGGCGTGCTGGCGCTCGAGGTGATCCTCGGCTCGCTCACGTTCACGGGGAGCCTCATGGCGGCGGGCAAGCTCCAGGAGGTCCTGCCGCAACGGCCGATCACCTACAAGGGCCAGAACCTCGTCAACCTCGGCCTGCTCGCCGTCGCGGTCGGCATCGCCGCGATCCTCGTGGGCAACCCGGCCCTGAGCTGGCTCTTCCCGCTGATCGTGATCCTGGGCCTGATCTTCGGGGTGCTCCTGATCATCCCGATCGGCGGGGCGGACATGCCGACGGTCATCTCGCTGCTGAACTCGTACGCCGGGCTCTCGGCGGCGGCGATGGGCTTCGTGCTCAACAGCAAGCTGCTCATCATCGCCGGGGCGCTCGACGGCGCCTCGGGCCTGATCCTGTCGATCAACATGTCCAAGGCTATGAATCGGTCGTTCACGAACGTCCTCTTCGGCGCCTTCGGCCAGGAGCGGGTGAAGGCCGCCGGCGGCGCGGAAGTGCGTTCGGCGAAGAGCGCCTCGGCGGAGGAGGCCGCGGCAATCCTCTCTGCCGCGAGCCGGGTGGTGATCGTCCCCGGCTACGGCATGGCCGTGGCCCAGGCCCAGCACAAGGTCCGCGAGCTCTTCGACGCCCTGACGAGGCGCGGGGCCGAGGTCAGCTTCGCCATCCACCCGGTCGCCGGCCGGATGCCCGGCCACATGAACGTCCTCCTGGCCGAGGCCGACATCCCCTACGACCGCCTCATCGAGATGGACGAGATCAACGGCGACTTCCCCCAGACGGACGTCGCCCTCGTGATCGGCGCCAACGACGTCACCAACCCGGCCGCGCGCAACGACCCCTCGAGCCCGATCTACGGCATGCCGATCCTCGACGTGGACCGGGCCCGCACGGTGATGGTGATCAAGCGCGGCATGAGCCCCGGCTTCGCGGGCATCGACAACCCGCTCTACTACCTCGACCAGACGCTCATGCTCTTCGGCGACGCCAAGGCCTTCACCGGCGCCCTCGTCCGCGAGCTGGCCGGTGGCGAGGGTTGA
- a CDS encoding NAD(P) transhydrogenase subunit alpha: MDQEILTNLYVFMLAAFIGFEVIRRVSPLLHTPLMSLTNALDAIAIVGAILLAGEGRSALATALGTIAIVAAMTNVVGGFVITDRMLKMFKSSGPQKQGHP; encoded by the coding sequence GTGGACCAAGAAATCCTGACGAACCTCTACGTCTTCATGCTCGCGGCGTTCATCGGCTTCGAGGTGATCCGGCGGGTCTCCCCGCTGCTGCACACGCCGCTCATGTCGCTGACCAACGCGCTGGACGCCATCGCGATCGTCGGCGCGATCCTCCTCGCCGGCGAGGGCCGCAGCGCGCTGGCGACGGCCCTGGGGACGATCGCGATCGTGGCCGCCATGACCAACGTGGTGGGCGGGTTCGTGATCACCGACCGCATGCTGAAGATGTTCAAGTCGAGCGGGCCGCAGAAGCAGGGGCACCCATGA
- a CDS encoding Re/Si-specific NAD(P)(+) transhydrogenase subunit alpha, with product MPREIYPGERRVALVPAAVPGLAKAGIEVVVEAGAGEAAGYPDDAFRAKGARVLAGRGEVFGAADVVVQVLCHGANDRNGDADLPLLREGQALIGFLRPFGSLGAVEAIAARGVASFSVELMPRITRAQSMDALSSMASIAGYKAVLLAADSLPRFFPMLTTAAGTITPARLLVIGAGVAGLQAIATSRRLGAVTSAYDLRPAAKEQVQSLGARFVELPVEVKDAEDARGYAKAQDEEFYRRQRELLGRVVAESDVVVTTAVVPGKKAPVLVTGEMVAAMAPGSVIVDLAAERGGNCELTRPGEVAQAHGVTIIGLFNLAGTVPYHASQMYARNLSTFLLHLVKEGSLRIDPGDEITRDTLLTRGGEIVQPRVREFFSLPADAAEPRG from the coding sequence GTGCCTCGGGAGATCTACCCAGGCGAGCGCCGGGTGGCGCTCGTGCCGGCGGCGGTGCCGGGGCTGGCGAAGGCGGGCATCGAGGTGGTCGTCGAGGCCGGCGCCGGCGAGGCGGCGGGATACCCGGACGACGCCTTCCGCGCGAAGGGGGCGAGGGTCCTGGCCGGGCGTGGCGAGGTCTTCGGCGCGGCCGACGTCGTCGTCCAGGTCCTCTGCCACGGGGCGAACGACCGCAACGGCGACGCGGACCTCCCCCTGCTCCGCGAGGGGCAGGCGCTGATCGGCTTCCTCCGGCCCTTCGGCTCGCTGGGGGCGGTCGAGGCGATCGCGGCCCGCGGCGTCGCGTCGTTCTCCGTGGAGCTGATGCCGCGGATCACGCGGGCCCAGAGCATGGACGCGCTGTCGTCCATGGCCTCGATCGCCGGCTACAAGGCGGTCCTCCTGGCGGCCGACTCGCTGCCCCGCTTCTTCCCGATGCTGACCACGGCGGCCGGGACGATCACCCCGGCGCGCCTGCTCGTCATCGGCGCGGGCGTGGCCGGGCTCCAGGCGATCGCCACGTCGCGGAGGCTCGGCGCGGTGACCTCCGCCTACGACCTGCGCCCGGCCGCGAAGGAGCAGGTCCAGAGCCTGGGCGCCCGGTTCGTCGAGCTGCCCGTCGAGGTGAAGGACGCGGAGGACGCCCGGGGCTACGCCAAGGCCCAGGACGAGGAGTTCTACCGCCGCCAGCGCGAGCTCCTCGGCCGCGTCGTGGCCGAGAGCGACGTCGTCGTGACGACCGCCGTCGTGCCGGGCAAGAAGGCCCCGGTGCTGGTCACCGGCGAGATGGTCGCCGCGATGGCCCCCGGCTCGGTGATCGTGGACCTCGCCGCCGAGCGGGGCGGCAACTGCGAGCTGACCCGCCCGGGCGAGGTCGCGCAGGCGCACGGCGTCACGATCATCGGCCTGTTCAACCTCGCCGGCACCGTGCCCTACCACGCCAGCCAGATGTACGCGAGGAACCTGAGCACCTTCCTCCTCCACCTGGTCAAGGAAGGGTCGCTCCGGATCGACCCGGGCGACGAGATCACGCGCGACACGCTGCTGACCCGCGGCGGCGAGATCGTCCAGCCCCGGGTGCGCGAGTTCTTCTCACTACCGGCCGACGCGGCCGAGCCCCGAGGGTGA
- a CDS encoding ATP-binding protein, with amino-acid sequence MAAGGPSLAERFRSIVADTDEGVIILEPDGTISYTNAAAEFLLGCARSDLVGEMFGLPLAADGLRTVVDVVSDDGAPRVVELRIEPLPSGDGAAGGLVLRLRDVSDYHRDAAGARGEVRRKDEFLAMLSHELRNPLAAIRSAAHLLTRDDAGPAARREAARALDGQFRHLTRILDDLLDVSRISRGKLEVRMGRVDLCRVVRDAAAAVAPLAEARRQSLQLDVPDARLWAWGDPTRLEQAAANLLTNSVKFTPAGGRLEARVSGSGNEAELIVRDDGPGIPDDLLPHVFEPFVQGRQAVDRGQGGLGIGLALARTIVGLHGGSIQARPNDDGRGVTFAIRLPLLGVEVSPVEGDGVAAERGPAPPPLPLRILLVEDNDLVRGLLKEVLRLDGHEVSEASDGPAGLAALLDQKPDVALVDIGLPGFDGHELARRARGDERGREVRLVALTGYGMPEDVETARAAGFDVHVVKPLNYPDLCELLRGARTGPAGSGQPGDAEAACG; translated from the coding sequence TTGGCCGCGGGCGGGCCGTCGCTGGCCGAGCGGTTCCGGTCGATCGTCGCCGACACCGACGAGGGCGTCATCATCCTCGAGCCGGACGGTACCATCAGCTACACCAACGCCGCGGCGGAGTTCCTCCTGGGCTGCGCGCGGTCGGACCTCGTCGGGGAGATGTTCGGCCTGCCCCTGGCCGCCGACGGCCTTCGCACCGTGGTGGACGTCGTCTCCGACGACGGGGCGCCGCGCGTCGTCGAGCTGCGGATCGAGCCGCTGCCGAGCGGGGATGGGGCGGCCGGGGGCCTCGTCCTCCGGCTCCGCGACGTCAGCGACTACCACCGCGACGCGGCCGGCGCCCGGGGCGAGGTCCGCCGCAAGGACGAGTTCCTGGCCATGCTCTCGCACGAGCTGCGCAATCCCCTGGCCGCCATCCGCAGCGCCGCGCACCTCCTGACGCGGGACGACGCCGGCCCGGCGGCCCGGAGGGAGGCCGCGAGGGCCCTGGACGGGCAGTTCCGGCACCTGACGCGCATCCTCGACGACCTCCTCGACGTCTCCCGCATCTCGCGCGGCAAGCTCGAGGTCCGCATGGGCCGCGTGGACCTTTGCCGCGTCGTCCGCGACGCGGCCGCGGCGGTGGCGCCCCTCGCGGAGGCGCGGCGGCAGTCGCTGCAGCTGGACGTCCCGGACGCCCGCCTCTGGGCCTGGGGCGACCCGACGCGGCTGGAGCAGGCCGCGGCGAACCTGCTCACCAACTCCGTCAAGTTCACGCCCGCCGGCGGCCGCCTCGAGGCGCGCGTGTCCGGCTCCGGGAACGAGGCCGAGCTCATCGTCCGGGACGACGGGCCGGGGATCCCCGACGACCTGCTGCCGCACGTCTTCGAGCCGTTCGTCCAGGGCCGCCAGGCGGTCGACCGGGGCCAGGGTGGGCTGGGCATCGGGCTGGCGCTGGCCCGCACCATCGTCGGCCTCCATGGCGGCTCGATCCAGGCCCGGCCGAACGACGACGGCAGGGGCGTCACCTTCGCGATCCGCCTGCCGCTGCTCGGGGTGGAGGTCTCGCCCGTCGAAGGCGACGGCGTCGCCGCCGAACGGGGCCCCGCGCCGCCGCCCCTGCCCCTGCGGATCCTGCTGGTCGAGGACAACGACCTCGTCCGCGGCCTGCTGAAGGAGGTCCTCCGGCTCGACGGCCATGAGGTGTCCGAGGCGTCGGACGGCCCCGCCGGCCTGGCCGCCCTGCTCGACCAGAAGCCGGACGTGGCCCTGGTGGACATCGGCCTGCCGGGATTCGACGGCCACGAGCTGGCGCGGCGGGCTCGCGGCGACGAGCGGGGCCGCGAGGTCCGGCTCGTCGCCCTCACCGGATATGGGATGCCCGAGGATGTCGAGACGGCCCGGGCCGCCGGGTTCGACGTCCATGTGGTCAAGCCGCTGAACTATCCGGACCTCTGCGAGCTCCTCCGCGGGGCCCGGACCGGCCCTGCCGGGTCGGGACAACCGGGGGATGCCGAGGCGGCCTGCGGGTGA
- a CDS encoding circadian clock KaiB family protein has product MKDQEPDATPMGEYTFTLYVAGDGELATRALANFDRLVRSRLPGRCTLTIVDVLRDPAAARRDRVVATPMLVRERPGPVIKILGDLSQDAKALNQLGLDGPAATPAGRAGSQGEDEV; this is encoded by the coding sequence GTGAAAGACCAGGAACCGGATGCGACGCCCATGGGCGAGTACACCTTCACGCTCTACGTCGCGGGCGACGGCGAGCTCGCCACCCGCGCCCTGGCGAACTTCGACCGCCTCGTCCGGAGCCGGCTCCCGGGGCGATGCACCCTGACGATCGTCGACGTGCTCCGCGATCCGGCCGCGGCCCGGAGGGACCGGGTCGTGGCCACCCCGATGCTGGTGCGAGAGCGGCCCGGCCCGGTCATCAAGATCCTCGGCGACCTGTCGCAGGACGCCAAGGCTTTGAACCAACTCGGACTCGACGGGCCGGCCGCCACGCCGGCCGGGCGCGCCGGTTCCCAAGGAGAGGACGAGGTATGA
- the kaiC gene encoding circadian clock protein KaiC, whose amino-acid sequence MSHATPDIAPTEPLRRIPTGVRGFEHISLGGLDQGRTTLVVGTSGSGKTLFATEVLYRTIVEQGRNAVFVTFEERPGDVVRNVHRLGWDLPALLRDGRLVILDASMDRAFVEEAGDYDLSGIVSQVGHAVAELGAELVVIDSLGALFYQFQNPAILRREIARLCDNLREMRVTSLLTAERLEEYGPISRFGFEEFVSDCCIVLRHQLVEEKVRRTIQIYKLRGDRHYKDEFPFTIEREGICILPLAAAELTQASSTDRISFGSPALDEMAGGGLFQDSVILVSGPTGSGKTLLGTTFASEACRRGERVLLLGYEESRPQLARNALSWGVDFEEWERQGLLRMVCQYPEAQGLEGHLYAIQREVDRFLPRRLVVDSVSALERAGNVRNFREFVIGLTSLVKRREMCSLLTSSSPRLSGGDSITDAHISTITDAILLLRYVERNGALDRGVMMIKMRGSQHDKRFHEFTIDGSGLHIGEPFPYVPNGLLGVPSAGGDGRE is encoded by the coding sequence ATGAGCCACGCCACGCCGGACATCGCGCCCACCGAGCCTCTGAGACGCATCCCCACCGGGGTCCGCGGCTTCGAGCACATCAGCCTGGGCGGCCTGGACCAGGGGCGGACGACCCTCGTCGTCGGCACCTCGGGATCGGGCAAGACGCTCTTCGCCACCGAGGTCCTCTACCGCACGATCGTCGAGCAGGGCCGCAACGCGGTCTTCGTCACGTTCGAGGAGAGGCCGGGCGACGTCGTCCGCAACGTCCACCGGCTCGGCTGGGACCTCCCCGCCCTCCTGCGGGATGGGCGCCTCGTCATCCTCGACGCCTCGATGGACCGCGCGTTCGTCGAGGAGGCCGGCGACTATGACCTCTCGGGCATCGTCAGCCAGGTCGGCCACGCCGTCGCGGAGCTCGGGGCGGAGCTCGTCGTCATAGACTCGCTCGGCGCCCTGTTCTACCAGTTCCAGAACCCCGCCATCCTCCGCCGCGAGATCGCCAGGCTCTGCGACAACCTCCGCGAGATGCGCGTGACCTCGCTGCTGACCGCGGAGCGGCTCGAGGAGTACGGCCCGATCTCGCGGTTCGGCTTCGAGGAGTTCGTCTCCGACTGCTGCATCGTCCTGAGGCACCAGCTCGTGGAGGAGAAGGTGCGGCGGACGATCCAGATCTACAAGCTCCGCGGCGACCGCCACTACAAGGACGAGTTCCCGTTCACGATCGAGCGCGAGGGTATCTGCATCCTGCCGCTCGCGGCCGCAGAGCTGACCCAGGCCTCCTCGACCGACCGCATCAGCTTCGGCAGCCCGGCGCTCGACGAGATGGCCGGCGGCGGCCTGTTCCAGGACTCCGTGATCCTGGTCAGCGGGCCGACCGGCAGCGGCAAGACCCTGCTCGGGACCACCTTCGCGTCGGAGGCCTGCCGCCGCGGCGAGCGGGTCCTGCTGCTGGGCTACGAGGAGTCGCGGCCCCAGCTCGCGCGGAACGCCCTGTCCTGGGGGGTCGACTTCGAGGAGTGGGAGCGGCAGGGCCTGCTCCGGATGGTCTGCCAGTACCCCGAGGCCCAGGGGCTGGAGGGCCACCTCTACGCGATCCAGCGCGAGGTCGACCGCTTCCTCCCCAGGCGGCTGGTGGTGGACAGCGTCTCGGCCCTGGAGCGGGCCGGCAACGTCCGAAACTTCCGCGAGTTCGTCATCGGGCTGACGAGCCTGGTGAAGCGCCGCGAGATGTGCAGCCTGCTGACCAGCTCGTCGCCGCGGCTCTCGGGGGGCGACTCGATCACCGACGCGCACATCTCGACGATCACCGACGCGATCCTGCTGCTCCGCTACGTCGAGCGGAATGGGGCGTTGGACCGGGGGGTGATGATGATCAAGATGCGCGGCTCGCAGCACGACAAGCGGTTCCACGAGTTCACGATCGACGGTTCCGGCCTGCACATCGGCGAGCCGTTCCCGTACGTCCCGAACGGGCTCCTGGGGGTGCCGAGTGCCGGGGGCGACGGCCGGGAGTAG
- a CDS encoding alpha/beta hydrolase, producing MPPMPKPGPTRLPILPALPALDDASFFARADVPHGKVEQATYTNHAGKEKRMHVYLPPGYEANGDARYPVLYLNHGGGDDDSKWTGTDPRQGGHAQFILDNLIAAGRAKPMIVVMPNTRGIASADPPKPGEEDACSKEFLKDIIPYVEQHYRARPGRENRALAGLSMGGFVVMNVGLAHLDTFGELYVYSSGYFPDRMAAFEENFKAVLGDPKTNEELLRVPLYMAEGETDIALRNGQATMAVINKYGVRNFWVLSTGGHEWANWRRYLHQTAQIMFPEDRKR from the coding sequence ATGCCGCCGATGCCGAAGCCGGGCCCGACCAGGCTTCCCATCCTGCCGGCCCTGCCCGCGCTCGACGACGCCTCGTTCTTTGCCAGGGCCGACGTGCCCCACGGCAAGGTCGAGCAGGCGACCTACACGAACCACGCCGGGAAGGAGAAGCGGATGCACGTCTACCTACCGCCGGGCTACGAGGCGAACGGCGACGCCAGGTATCCGGTGCTCTACCTCAACCACGGCGGCGGCGACGACGACTCCAAGTGGACCGGGACCGACCCCCGGCAGGGCGGCCACGCGCAGTTCATCCTCGACAACCTCATCGCGGCCGGCAGGGCGAAGCCGATGATCGTGGTGATGCCGAACACCCGCGGCATCGCCTCGGCGGATCCTCCGAAGCCCGGCGAGGAGGACGCCTGCTCGAAGGAGTTCCTGAAGGACATCATCCCCTACGTCGAGCAGCACTACCGCGCCCGGCCGGGCCGCGAGAACCGGGCGCTGGCGGGCCTGTCGATGGGCGGGTTCGTCGTGATGAACGTCGGCCTCGCGCACCTCGACACGTTCGGCGAGCTCTACGTCTACAGCTCCGGCTACTTCCCCGACCGCATGGCGGCCTTCGAGGAGAACTTCAAGGCGGTCCTGGGCGACCCGAAGACGAACGAGGAGCTGCTGAGGGTGCCGCTCTACATGGCCGAGGGCGAGACGGACATCGCGCTGAGGAACGGCCAGGCGACGATGGCCGTCATCAACAAGTACGGCGTCCGCAACTTCTGGGTCCTGAGCACCGGCGGCCACGAGTGGGCCAACTGGCGGCGGTATCTCCACCAGACGGCCCAGATCATGTTCCCGGAGGACCGGAAGCGGTGA
- a CDS encoding DUF6868 family protein: protein MNIEQVRGMLLWGAIINSAFLALWGLLYLFARDLMHRLARCWRLSPELFDACQFGGILLYKMGTWMFFIVPCIALYILGR from the coding sequence ATGAATATCGAGCAGGTGCGCGGCATGCTCCTCTGGGGAGCCATCATCAACTCCGCCTTCCTCGCCCTGTGGGGCCTGCTGTACCTCTTTGCACGCGATCTGATGCATCGCCTGGCCCGGTGTTGGAGGCTGTCTCCGGAGCTATTCGACGCCTGCCAGTTCGGCGGCATCCTCCTTTACAAGATGGGGACCTGGATGTTCTTCATCGTCCCGTGCATCGCCCTCTACATCCTCGGCCGCTGA
- a CDS encoding GNAT family N-acetyltransferase — protein sequence MIRHALAGDTAALVAIGEATGIFRPHEAEGLLGATLDAIHAGQLGEGHQAHVWVEGPEVPPAGWVYFAPTPNANGVWDLWWIGTDPARQGRGIGSQLLGFVEDRARAAGGRLLLVETSSQPALDPTRRFYANRGYVECGRVPDFYGEGDAKVIFAKRLRPVARPGADDDPT from the coding sequence ATGATTCGACACGCCCTAGCGGGAGACACCGCCGCCCTGGTCGCAATCGGCGAGGCCACGGGCATCTTCCGCCCCCACGAGGCCGAGGGGCTGCTCGGCGCCACGCTGGACGCGATCCACGCCGGTCAGCTCGGGGAAGGCCATCAGGCCCACGTCTGGGTCGAGGGCCCCGAGGTACCGCCCGCCGGGTGGGTCTATTTCGCCCCGACTCCGAACGCCAATGGAGTGTGGGATCTCTGGTGGATCGGGACCGACCCGGCCCGACAGGGACGCGGCATCGGCAGCCAACTGCTCGGGTTCGTCGAGGACCGGGCACGCGCGGCCGGCGGGCGTCTCCTCCTCGTCGAGACGAGCTCCCAGCCGGCCCTCGACCCGACGCGACGCTTCTACGCCAACCGAGGATACGTCGAGTGCGGTCGCGTGCCCGACTTCTACGGCGAAGGCGACGCCAAGGTGATCTTCGCGAAACGGCTGAGGCCCGTCGCGCGTCCGGGTGCCGATGACGACCCCACATGA
- a CDS encoding 3-keto-disaccharide hydrolase, whose protein sequence is MNARMIVSALLAAALSARAAGDERPAEPERPRGAIRLFNGKDLSGLTTWLKDTGHADPRGVFRVTADGLLHISGDGFGYVATDRAYRDYRVVLEYRWGDRTDGGTSVRNSGLLLNAVGPDGGAGGMWMSSVECQLAQGCVGDLIPIRGKRADGSAVPVGLTADVVLGPDGHPRWKDGGVPRTFTDGQLWWSRHDPDYKELLDTRGRDDVESPRGEWTRVECTSSGGRITVRVNGHLVNECRDVAPAAGKILVQTEGFELFVRTFEVHPIPR, encoded by the coding sequence GTGAACGCACGAATGATCGTGTCGGCCCTCCTCGCGGCTGCCTTGTCGGCGAGGGCCGCTGGGGATGAACGGCCGGCGGAGCCGGAACGGCCCCGGGGCGCGATCCGCCTCTTCAACGGCAAGGATCTCTCCGGCCTGACGACCTGGCTCAAGGACACCGGCCATGCCGACCCCCGGGGCGTTTTTCGCGTCACCGCGGACGGTCTCCTCCACATCTCGGGCGACGGCTTCGGGTACGTGGCCACGGATCGGGCGTATCGGGATTACCGGGTCGTGCTCGAGTATCGCTGGGGCGACCGCACCGACGGCGGGACCTCGGTACGGAACTCGGGCCTGCTGCTCAACGCCGTCGGGCCCGACGGCGGCGCCGGTGGCATGTGGATGTCGTCCGTCGAATGCCAGCTCGCCCAGGGTTGCGTGGGGGACCTGATCCCCATCCGCGGCAAGCGGGCCGACGGCTCCGCGGTCCCCGTGGGCCTCACGGCCGACGTCGTCCTCGGCCCGGACGGGCACCCCCGCTGGAAGGATGGCGGGGTGCCCCGCACCTTCACCGACGGCCAGCTCTGGTGGTCCCGGCACGACCCCGATTACAAGGAACTCCTGGACACCCGCGGCAGGGACGACGTGGAGAGCCCCAGGGGGGAATGGACGCGCGTCGAATGCACGTCCTCCGGGGGACGCATCACGGTCCGCGTCAACGGCCACCTCGTCAACGAGTGCCGGGACGTCGCCCCGGCGGCCGGCAAGATCCTCGTGCAAACCGAGGGGTTCGAGCTGTTCGTCCGCACGTTCGAGGTGCACCCCATCCCCCGATGA
- a CDS encoding Gfo/Idh/MocA family protein, with product MRMPTTRREILKGAAGLGAVAAVPLVHAAGTGSVRVGLVGCGGRGTGAATQALSAGPDVKLVAMADAFADRLEGSLSFLKDEPAVGSRVDVPPSRRFAGFDACKALIESGVDVVLLCTPPHFRPLHLQMAVDAGKHVFAEKPVAVDAPGVRSVLETCRRAAEKGISIVSGLCLRYDAGYRETVRRLHEGGAGDVSTLLANDYRSGRWTKPKEPGMSEMTYQMRNWYNFTWLSGDFNVEQHVHHLDVCAWVMKDRYPIKAVGMGGRQALTGPEYGQIYDHFSVVYEYPDGARLISNCRQQPGCKDDMSVHVLGTRGRAALTERRRGLWIKGSAGEAWHYDGPKNEMYQQEHDELFAGIRASKPVNNGEYMARSTLLAIMGRMAAYTGQEVTWEMALNSREDLSPSSYSWDASPPASAIAVPGQTPFR from the coding sequence ATGCGAATGCCGACGACGCGGCGAGAGATCCTCAAGGGGGCGGCGGGCCTCGGCGCCGTCGCCGCGGTCCCGCTGGTGCACGCGGCCGGGACGGGCTCGGTCCGCGTCGGCCTCGTCGGCTGCGGAGGGCGGGGCACCGGCGCGGCCACGCAGGCCCTTTCGGCCGGCCCCGACGTGAAGCTGGTCGCCATGGCAGACGCCTTCGCGGACCGGCTCGAAGGGAGCCTGTCGTTCCTCAAGGACGAGCCGGCCGTCGGGTCCCGGGTCGACGTGCCGCCGAGCCGTCGTTTCGCGGGCTTCGACGCCTGCAAGGCGCTCATCGAGTCGGGGGTGGACGTGGTCCTGCTCTGCACGCCGCCCCACTTCCGGCCTCTCCACCTTCAGATGGCGGTCGACGCCGGCAAGCACGTCTTCGCCGAGAAGCCCGTGGCCGTCGATGCCCCCGGCGTGCGCTCGGTCCTCGAGACGTGCCGGCGGGCCGCGGAGAAAGGCATCTCGATCGTGTCGGGGCTCTGCCTGCGCTACGACGCCGGCTACCGCGAGACCGTCCGCCGGCTCCACGAGGGCGGGGCGGGCGACGTGTCGACGCTCCTGGCCAACGACTACCGCAGCGGCCGGTGGACGAAGCCGAAGGAGCCCGGGATGTCCGAGATGACCTACCAGATGCGCAACTGGTACAACTTCACCTGGCTCTCCGGCGACTTCAACGTCGAGCAGCATGTTCACCACCTGGATGTCTGCGCCTGGGTCATGAAGGATCGATACCCGATCAAGGCCGTCGGCATGGGGGGGCGGCAGGCGCTCACGGGCCCTGAATATGGACAAATCTACGATCATTTTTCGGTCGTGTACGAGTATCCCGACGGCGCCCGGCTGATCAGCAATTGCCGGCAGCAGCCCGGCTGCAAGGACGACATGAGCGTCCACGTCCTGGGGACGCGAGGCCGGGCCGCCCTGACGGAACGCCGCAGGGGGCTGTGGATCAAGGGCTCGGCGGGCGAGGCCTGGCATTACGACGGGCCCAAGAACGAGATGTACCAGCAGGAGCACGACGAGCTTTTCGCCGGCATCCGCGCGAGCAAGCCGGTCAACAACGGCGAGTACATGGCCCGCAGCACGCTGCTGGCGATCATGGGCCGGATGGCCGCCTACACCGGCCAGGAAGTCACCTGGGAGATGGCCCTGAATTCCCGGGAGGACCTCAGCCCGTCGAGCTATTCCTGGGACGCGTCGCCGCCGGCCTCGGCGATCGCGGTGCCCGGGCAGACGCCCTTCCGCTGA